Part of the Lolium rigidum isolate FL_2022 chromosome 6, APGP_CSIRO_Lrig_0.1, whole genome shotgun sequence genome, CGACGAAACGACGAACCGAGGACGGAAATAGAATCGCAACATTGAGGCACATCTTTTTCATGTAGACCTTGTCATGAATCGATAAATGGTTAGGCAGATTAGAGATGATTATGATTGAACTAGTTTAGTTAACCACAATCCTCCTCAACATGTGGCCAACCAAACGAAGTGTTTCTCGTCTATCTACTTGAGCTTAAGTGAAATTATTGGCATCCAAACAAAGTAGTATCAAAGTTGGCTCAATGCTTGTTCCCACTCATACATTAGTAGTTAGGCCATTTACGTGCAACGGGTAAAAACGTAAAATTTCCATGCGAGCAACCAATAAAATTTCCATGCGAGCAACTAATCAGACGTTAGAGGCCCTTGGATGCGACGAGATTTCTGGCCAAGGATATCCATGCAACCAGTGTATGTGTTGCATCAGATTGCAGAAACGTGGTTCAAAGCCTAGACCAGGGAACCATGGGAGTCTATTCACACGTTGCCACTGAGATCGTCGAGTCTCGGCGGAATTTCAGATTTTTGAAGTTTAAGTTTGAGAGTAGGTGGTCAAATAATGATGAGGCTCGTAAGTTAGCTAGGAGTGCTGCTTGGTGCCCCGCCTTTAGTGAAGTCGAataaaaggcaaaaaaaaaaaaaaatgaatggaCCCCGTGCACAGGAGTCTGCTCGTGCACGGTAGAATAACATTTCTCTGCTTGGTAGAGCTAGTGTCTCTTTGGTATGCGCAGGAAGCTCGCGCTCTTCATCAAGGCCGCCAATGGCGCCGCGGTCCCTCTCTCCCGCACGAAGCAGGTTCACGCGCGCCTCCTCTTGGCTTCCCCTTCCATCTCCGACGACCTCCGCCTCCTTCTCCTCCGATCCTATGCTGCGGGCGGCGACTTCACCTCCGCGCACCACCTGCTCGACGGAGCATCCCGTCCTGCATCACCGCTTCTCTACAACGCTGTCATACGTGCCCACGCACGCCGCCTAGACCTCCCTTCCGCTCTCACGCTCTTCGCCACCATGCGTCGCTCCGCCACTCCGCCCGACGCACACACCTTCGCCTGCCTTCTCCGCGCATGCGCCGACTGTTCTTGCCCAGGCACGGCCAAGATCGTCCATGCTATTGCGTCCTCTTCCGGCATTTCCTCCCATCCCGTCGTCAGCAGCGCACTCGTCAGTGCGTATTCCAAGTTCTTGCTTGTGGACAGTGCCCGCCATGTGTTCGATGGATTGCATGAGCCGGACTTGGTTCTCTGGAACTCGATGATGTCTGGCTATGGGTACATGGAAATGTGGCTGGACGGGCTTCAGCTCTTTTCTGCAATGCGGAGGGCCGGGGAGGATCCAGATGGCTACTCCATGGTCAGCTTGGTCTCCTCCTTCTGTCATCGAGAAGCACTTGCTTTTGGTCAGGCAGTTCACGGAGTGTGTATCAAGGGCGGTTATGATTCTGGACACCATGTGAGAAGCGCACTTGTTACCATGTATTTCAGGTGTGGTTGCGTGGAATCTGGCCAAAACTTGTTTGCTGATTTACAGGATGCGGATTTGGTTACATGGTCTTCGCTAATTACAGGGCAATTGCAGACTGGCAAGTATGACGAATCATTTGACTTGTTTCGACAAATGTGCTACTCTGGCAGGAGGCCTGACAGCATCTTGGTTGCTAGTCTTCTTTCGGCATGTGCTTCTACAGCAACCATCAGCTGTAGCATGGAGATCCATTGTTATGCAGTCAGGCTTGGAGTTGATAAAGACATCAAAGTCTCATGCTCGCTAATTGACGCTTATGCAAAATGTGGCTTTGCTGAGCTCGGATATTTGGTGTTCCGCCAAACGGCTAAAAAGAACTCAGTCATGTACAATATGGTCATATCAAACCTTGGTTCTCATGGATTTGCAATGAAAGCCATTCAAGTCCATGATGAGATGGTTCGTGATAAGCTCAGGCCTGACAGTGCTACCTTCTCGGCTTTACTTGCTGCTTGTTGCCATTCAGGACTCTTAGACGAGGGGTGGAAGCTGTTTAGGagaatgagggatgagttccacgTGGTGGTTCAAATGGAGCATTATGTGTACATGGTGAGGCTTCTTGCAACGTTTAACCAGCTGAAGGAGGCGTATGATCTTATACAAACAATGCCAATGGCGCCAGACTGTGGCGTGTGGGGTGCATTGCTTTGGGGGTGCTGTGTCCACCGTGATTCCACTCTTGGTAGGGTAGTTGCTGAAAAGCTCTCTGAGTTCTATCCAGACAAGACTGCTTACAAGATTATGCTTTCAAACTTGTATGCATCACAGGAGATGTGGTGGGATGCTGAGGAGGTCAGGGCCGAGATGTTTAAAGAAGGTATGCACAAGAACACAGGGATAAGTTGGGTTGGTGAAGTGTGAAAATAATGGTTGGTGGATATCCATCAACGAAGAACATGCAAGATATCAAAGTATATTTGAACTCTGTATTGTTATGATTTGATACAAATGAAGTATCCTGAAACTCGTTGAAACTTTCTATTTGCTTAACTTACCATTTCATGTATATCATGTTCTTGCTCTTTTAAAGTGTGAGTAGAATTATGTCTGTTGTTGCTGTCTATAAGAATAATATTATGCACCAATGGAATTTTGTCTGTCATTGTCTTAAGCGTTTATGTTGTGGAGTAGAGTAAGTTTGGACCAGTAATAGCTGAAGCAGTCTTGATTTTGCTCCTGCATTTTCTTTCTTGTTCATGTGGCAGTTTCCCCCTGTTACCTCTATATAGCTTTCATGGTAGTAATTCTATACTGTTATATGAAGATCACTGCTTTGCCCATAAGTGAGAGACTGCAGTATAGCAAAACTCCGTGGAAGACATAGTAGTGCTTTCTTTGAGTCTACCAATTTCttgttttttccttttattaAAGCTACACAGTTTGATTAAGTATTTCTAAACTGACAACAGATTACTCTGACACATCATTTTAAATGGTTAAGTAGGTTGCCCTTATATTTTCTTTGTGTGGGAGTGTTGTGCTAAATGATATACTCAACTGAAGCCTTGTCAGTTTATGGTTATATGGCCCATCATGAGGTGTTGGTGCTCGTGCAATTCAATCTTTTGTATGAAAAAACTATAAAAAACAAAAGAATTTTACTTATTTGATCAACTTATCCTAAATCATAAATTTGACATGGCACACCAACATTTCAGAAGGCTGTCCAGCTACAGATTAATAGGGTGAGTGGCAAACGCCGACAATTGTCGCTCCATTTTTGTGCATCTTAGGAATGATGTGGTAGTAGTTATTACTAAACACATAACTCTAATAAAGTTGACAATTAGAACTTGCAGCCAGCCAAGTTGGTTTTGTTTACTTTTTATGGGTTAAACGATGTGGTTAAGATTTTAAAATTAAAACCAAAGCAAGTATGTTGGATTAATTAAAAATACTTTCTTTTGAAGGAATGCCTTTTGCTGCAACTATATATATTATTGTTTTATTGTGAATTTTTTTGTACTTTTATTCTCTGCAGCTTCATTGACAAATTCTAACAGCACCATTTTATATCTATGTGTGTCTATCAGTCTCAGTAAAATTATTAATATGAAAAATGTTGTCTCAGTGCTAGCAGTCCATGTCACGTTGTCCTTTTCGGTGATATATGATTTTAGGTCTGGATACACACAATCCAGCTCTAACGTTTCAAAATACGCCAAATGGTGTAAGCCAAAGACAAGCTTGACTCTTTAGTCCATGAGGTTTGCAGCTAGCTGTATTTTTTGAGTATTGGACTGTAGTTGGTGGACATTGTGTGAAGAACCCTTGCCTGAATCTATGATGCCAATTTTCCTATATTCCAAACCATGTAAGGAAGCGGATTAAACTAGGAACAACCGCGACAAGCTTTACTACAGCCGGCCTTGCCTGGCAATTGACATATTAGCCTCCTGGGAAGTACCATACAAGCATCAGAGGCCAAAAGGCTAGACAGCCAGATAAACTACCTTTGCAACCAAATCGTAGTTGCCTCTCCAGTTGCTAGTTTCCCATGGCCAGACATGGTTCCCTGTtcttcttccttgccttgtttctGCAGCACCTTCACACCAGCGTCGGCTTAGCCATAAAAATCTTACCAACACCAGTGGAACAATGGCAGCCCATGCAATGCGATGCTGCATCCTTCAACCCTTCGTGCAGCTCATACCTTTATGTGACTCCTGGAGGGCGCAGCCTGTCCCAGATAGCATCCGACTTTAATGGGACAGCATCTCTCACCCAGCCCATCAGACGGCTCTCTGGCTCGGAGGACTTACTGGTGCGTGTGCCGTGCATGTGTGAGGCAATCAATACCACCATGAATGGTCTCTTCCATGATACTGAATATAAGGGTCCAAATGACACGTCCGCCAACATCAACAGTGGCTACTTCAGTGGGCTTGCGTGGAACCTTCCTCCTATGGAAAATAAGACAATCGTGGTTCACCTGCTATGTGGGTGTTCCTCCACGGCGCCGGAGGGGGTGCTGTCTTACACGGTCCAGTCTGGAGATACCCTGGGCAACATCGCAACCTTGTTCAGATCAGGTTCGAGGGAGATACTAAGCTTGAATCCAGGGGTCACAAATCCTGATTTTCTCAACCCAGGTTGGATCTTGTTTGTTCCGATGGGAGTTGCTGGTTCTTCTAAAAAAAGTGAGTTGCTGCTACTTTTCAATTATGTGTTCTGCTTGCATCCATTGAATTTCAGAAATTAGTTAAACTGATTCCAGTTATTCTCAAGTTTTTGGTACCATTGGCATGCTATTAATTTGCTAAAATGCGATAAGAAGTAGATTTTTTGTGCAATTCAAATATGTGCTTAATAAATCTAAATTGTTCTTTTTGCATCATAGGATTTCCAGTAATTTTGAAGATGATATTATGTTCCCTAAGCTCTTGTCCTTTGGTAACTGACAGctaatatttttgtgttttcTCTGTGCTTGATTCAAACATTTTTAGAGATTGGCGGTTTACCAATCATAATTGCAGTATCCATATCAGCTGCAGTTATGCTCCTTTGCATGATCACCATCATACTTCGCCTGAAAAGGAGATCTCCTCTGCCCAATATTGAAGTGCCAAAGAATAAAAAGATGGAGAAAGTTCCCAGCAACACAAGCATTGCTATCCTGGAGAGCCGTTACTTTCCatccaagagaattgatggtcttGCTGTGCTACCTTATGCTACATGTATACACACAATTACACATACATCTTATTACTCTGAGTTGATTGGTTGCAGACATCGATCCCTTCCAAACAGAGAGGCCCGTTATTTTCAGCTTGAAAGAGGTTGGAGATGCTACAACTAATTTTGATGAGAAGAGGAAGATCGGCGAGGGAGGATATGGCATGGTCTACCTAGGTTTTATTGGTACACATGTAAGAAATTTATGTAGCATCTTCCACAGGTGACTGTATTCTTGAAGCAACATCAGATCATTATATGTGTGACCTTGGCCGCAGGAGATTGCAGTTAAGAAGATGAAAGCTAGCAAATCAAAGGAgttctttgctgagctgaaagtgCTGTGCAAAGTACATCACATAAATGTGGTATGTGGTTCCAATCTAAAAGGAAATGAACATCTATTTTGACTGACTGCATACAAATTGCCAATAGAGTATTTTAAACATGTGCAATTCCATATACAGGTTGAGTTGATTGGTTATGCTGCTGGGGAGGATCACCTGTACCTTGTTTACGAGTATGTCCAGAATGGATCACTCAGTGAGCATCTACATGATCCTATGCTAAAAGGTACACGAAAAAGGATATTCATACATGTTTATATTTGTTTTCTTATTTCTAGAAAAAAATGATATGCTTTGTATTTTCTGAAAGCTTGAATGAACTGTGAAATTCTAACATCTGGCTAGGTTAAACATAGCCTTGGGGTAAATACTTACAGACttgatttcgagttatttcttagGTCATCAACCTCTCTCATGGACCGCAAGAACACAAATAGCAATGGATGCAGCGCGCGGTATTGAGTACATCCATGACCAT contains:
- the LOC124666934 gene encoding putative pentatricopeptide repeat-containing protein At1g64310 isoform X2, with translation MRRKLALFIKAANGAAVPLSRTKQVHARLLLASPSISDDLRLLLLRSYAAGGDFTSAHHLLDGASRPASPLLYNAVIRAHARRLDLPSALTLFATMRRSATPPDAHTFACLLRACADCSCPGTAKIVHAIASSSGISSHPVVSSALVSAYSKFLLVDSARHVFDGLHEPDLVLWNSMMSGYGYMEMWLDGLQLFSAMRRAGEDPDGYSMVSLVSSFCHREALAFGQAVHGVCIKGGYDSGHHVRSALVTMYFRCGCVESGQNLFADLQDADLVTWSSLITGQLQTGKYDESFDLFRQMCYSGRRPDSILVASLLSACASTATISCSMEIHCYAVRLGVDKDIKVSCSLIDAYAKCGFAELGYLVFRQTAKKNSVMYNMVISNLGSHGFAMKAIQVHDEMVRDKLRPDSATFSALLAACCHSGLLDEGWKLFRRMRDEFHVVVQMEHYVYMVRLLATFNQLKEAYDLIQTMPMAPDCGVWGALLWGCCVHRDSTLGDVVGC
- the LOC124666934 gene encoding putative pentatricopeptide repeat-containing protein At1g64310 isoform X1 gives rise to the protein MRRKLALFIKAANGAAVPLSRTKQVHARLLLASPSISDDLRLLLLRSYAAGGDFTSAHHLLDGASRPASPLLYNAVIRAHARRLDLPSALTLFATMRRSATPPDAHTFACLLRACADCSCPGTAKIVHAIASSSGISSHPVVSSALVSAYSKFLLVDSARHVFDGLHEPDLVLWNSMMSGYGYMEMWLDGLQLFSAMRRAGEDPDGYSMVSLVSSFCHREALAFGQAVHGVCIKGGYDSGHHVRSALVTMYFRCGCVESGQNLFADLQDADLVTWSSLITGQLQTGKYDESFDLFRQMCYSGRRPDSILVASLLSACASTATISCSMEIHCYAVRLGVDKDIKVSCSLIDAYAKCGFAELGYLVFRQTAKKNSVMYNMVISNLGSHGFAMKAIQVHDEMVRDKLRPDSATFSALLAACCHSGLLDEGWKLFRRMRDEFHVVVQMEHYVYMVRLLATFNQLKEAYDLIQTMPMAPDCGVWGALLWGCCVHRDSTLGRVVAEKLSEFYPDKTAYKIMLSNLYASQEMWWDAEEVRAEMFKEGMHKNTGISWVGEV
- the LOC124658992 gene encoding lysM domain receptor-like kinase 3; the encoded protein is MARHGSLFFFLALFLQHLHTSVGLAIKILPTPVEQWQPMQCDAASFNPSCSSYLYVTPGGRSLSQIASDFNGTASLTQPIRRLSGSEDLLVRVPCMCEAINTTMNGLFHDTEYKGPNDTSANINSGYFSGLAWNLPPMENKTIVVHLLCGCSSTAPEGVLSYTVQSGDTLGNIATLFRSGSREILSLNPGVTNPDFLNPGWILFVPMGVAGSSKKNIDPFQTERPVIFSLKEVGDATTNFDEKRKIGEGGYGMVYLGFIGTHEIAVKKMKASKSKEFFAELKVLCKVHHINVVELIGYAAGEDHLYLVYEYVQNGSLSEHLHDPMLKADEASHVVVTPSINLAVLAELITGLRALVRDNKEANKTKSLVTIMRKAFKTEYLESSLEKTIDPSLKDNYPIEEVCKLTKISMRCLSEDPLDRPDMREIMSLLSQIHFASIEWEASLGGDAEVFSGVFNGR